TACCGAAAGGAACAAAAAAATAATGCGGTTCCTATTTCCAGTTTGATAACCAAAGATGAAGAAATAAATGAATTAGAGTCATTTGAAATAAACGAGGCTGCCAGAAGATATCAGATGGAAGATGAGGCCAGGGAACGCCGGCAGGAGATTATCCAATACCAGGATAAACTCAAGCAATTTGGTATCTCCATGCAGGAATTAGTACATATATCACCAAAACATGAGGATGCCAGAGTCAGGGCTATGGAGGCCGCCTGGTTAATTGCCGGTGATCAGATGTTGCGACATTACTTACTGGCTAAGAAGGAACTTCCTCTTAAGTTTTTGGAGGCCAGGGTGGGTGTAAGCAGAAAAACTTTAGAGAGACAAAGAAAATATATTATTGCTTTAACAATTATACTGATCAACGATTTTCCTTATCTGAAGGAGTATATAAAAGAATTAGCCGGAAGGGGCGAGCCCAGTGTCTAGGAGCAGAAAAGGTCTGGTAATTGAATTTGATAGAGGCGCTGCTGTAGTGTTGACTCCGACCGGGGAGTTCGTGAAAGTTAAGCTGACAAAAGGAAAAGGGTGGCCGGAACTTGGAGATGAGATTACATTCCCCGAGGCCGGCGGGTTATGGCAATTTTCCCGAAGGACTAAGCTAGCTGCCGTTGCCGCTCTTATAGTTTTTCTTGTAATTACTCCTTTTGTTTACCAATTTGCGCTTACTTTACATCCTACAGAGCTTCCTGTTGCCTCTTACCTCACGGTTGATATTAATCCAAGCATCGAACTGGGATTAGGAATTAATCGGCAAGTGGTATCTGCCAAAGCTTTAAATTCTGACGGCCAAAAAGTGCTAAACGAACTAAAACTGCTAGGGCTTCCAGGAGAGAATGCGGTAGAACGGATTATTGAACAGGCAGTAACGCTAGGCTATTTGGAACCTGATACAAATATACAAAATATTTTAATTACCTATGTACCGTTGACAGAAAACCATCAAAATGAAAAGCAGCTATATGCAGAAAAAGCGAGAAAAGTTTTACAAGCCAAAAGTATAGCTGCCCAAGTGGAAGTAATTAGCGCCAGCGACCAAGTGCGGTCCAAAGCCCATGCTGTTGGTTTATCGACCGGGAAATATTTGGTTTTCTTGGAAGCAGTCAATGATGGTCTTGAGATTACTGAAGAACAAATGAAAAAAGAAAGTTTAACAGAATCTATTAATTTAGCCGGTGGTGATTTAAAACAGCTGATTCAAAAGGCAGCCCATGAAAAAGATATTGCGAAGCTGGAAGAAGAGGTTAAGGCTAAGTTACAACGGAAGGAATTAAAGAGAAATCAGGATGAGGGCAAAGAACCAAAACGGGAACCGGAAAGGGCTGGGTCCCATGAAAAAATTGAAGTAGGAAATAAAACAGAAAATCAGATAGAAAATACGTCTCAGGGGAAAGGTTTAAAAATAGAAATTGGGGCATACAAAAATGATAAACGGGAAGATGTTAATGGAAAAAGGAATCCTGATTCTACGCCGCAACAACGGTCCAAGGAGCTGAAGAAAGACGTTAAAGAAAAACAAGAATCTCCGGGTAACAACCCTCCACAGTTTGGGCCGGGATTTGTTCAGAAAGAAGAAGATGTGACCGAACTTCCGGAGCAACTCAAGAAAAGAACGCAGGCTGGGAAAAAGAATGAGGATTTTTCCAACGAAGCAAGGCAAAAAGAAGCAGAAAAACTCCAGGTTAAAGTAAAGGGTGAAGATGGGAATAAATAGGGCAGGAATTCTTGAAGAAGTTGTCGAAAAATCAGTAGATAAGATTGCATGCAGAGGTGTGAATGTTGAAACAAGTTCTATTTATTTTCTCCCCTTTATTTTTTTTGCTGTTTTTGCTTAAACCTGTTTTTGCCGAAGAGAGCATTATAATTCGTGTGGGTTTAGCCAGCCAGTTAAACCAGGCAGAATTTAGGGTGATGCAAGGCGAATACCAGCTGTTGGATGCAGCTTCCGGCCTGCCAATCGGGTTACCCCAAAAGGGTGAACGTTGGACAATTCGTAAAGAAGGGTATAATCTCAAAGTTTTGAAGGAAGATGTGGCTATCGAAACACCTTACCTAGGCCCTATACTTCTAACTCCGGTTGATAATACGCAAACTAATGTCTTTCGCTTCCAAAATGTGCAGTACCGGGATAACTTGCTTTTTCAGAATGAAACAAACGGCATTTTAGTGGTCAATAGCTTGAACATTGAAAAGTATTTATATGGTGTGGTTGGCAGTGAAATGGGGACATCTGCTCCTTTGGAAGCACTAAAAGCT
This region of Zhaonella formicivorans genomic DNA includes:
- a CDS encoding anti-sigma-I factor RsgI family protein is translated as MSRSRKGLVIEFDRGAAVVLTPTGEFVKVKLTKGKGWPELGDEITFPEAGGLWQFSRRTKLAAVAALIVFLVITPFVYQFALTLHPTELPVASYLTVDINPSIELGLGINRQVVSAKALNSDGQKVLNELKLLGLPGENAVERIIEQAVTLGYLEPDTNIQNILITYVPLTENHQNEKQLYAEKARKVLQAKSIAAQVEVISASDQVRSKAHAVGLSTGKYLVFLEAVNDGLEITEEQMKKESLTESINLAGGDLKQLIQKAAHEKDIAKLEEEVKAKLQRKELKRNQDEGKEPKREPERAGSHEKIEVGNKTENQIENTSQGKGLKIEIGAYKNDKREDVNGKRNPDSTPQQRSKELKKDVKEKQESPGNNPPQFGPGFVQKEEDVTELPEQLKKRTQAGKKNEDFSNEARQKEAEKLQVKVKGEDGNK
- the sigI gene encoding RNA polymerase sigma-I factor gives rise to the protein MWIFSSASDSSLKNNELQVMLEASQAGDDLAREKFIKKYMPFVYKVASKVSGQYIDPSTEEGSISLIAFNEAIDNYDLTKGANFLSFAELVIKRRLIDYYRKEQKNNAVPISSLITKDEEINELESFEINEAARRYQMEDEARERRQEIIQYQDKLKQFGISMQELVHISPKHEDARVRAMEAAWLIAGDQMLRHYLLAKKELPLKFLEARVGVSRKTLERQRKYIIALTIILINDFPYLKEYIKELAGRGEPSV